ATATTGGTTTGTTTTTAAAGCATCGAAATAACCAATAAAACCATGTAAGTTTAAAACAAAATTTTTGTCTTCAATATTAGTTCCCGAAGGCGAAAAAGGAGTTTCATGACCAATTCCTCCTACTTCTTCGACATCAAAAGTATCATTAACTAAGTAAGTGATTTTATCCAACTCTTTAGCGTTAGAGATGGTCCAAGTATTGGTGTCTACATTTTTAACAGGCATTTCATTACCATCGTAATCGTATGCTTTTATATCATCTACATATTTTCCAAAATCGCTAACCGCATAGGTACCTTGAACCACTTTTGGTAATCTATAAGTTACTTGATCTACAGTAAAACGGCCCGGATCAATAGTTACTGGCACACGATCGTTATTAATATTTACTAAATCCAACGAAGTTTCAATTGGCGTGTTCACAGCAAGATCGTTCGCTGATATTTTTTTTGTACCACAACTGGCCAATAGCAAGCCTGTAAATGTCAAGGCCAAAATTTTGTTTTTCATCTAATATGTTTTTTGTTAAAATTGATGCGCAAAATACAACTATGAAACGGTAGGTTTAACTAAGGTTTTGTTAAATTCGCAGGATGCAAACACCGCTTGTTAGTATATTAATACCGTTTAAAAATACTAAAAATTTCATTACGAATTGCCTTACGTCGATAATACAACAAAGTTATACCCATTGGGAATTACTTATTGTAGATGACCATTCGACTGATGGAAGTTTTGATATCGTAGAACATTTTGCTTCAAAAGACCCTCGTTTTAAACTTTTTAAAAACGACGGACAAGGTATTATTGATGCTTTACGACTTGCATTTCAACACAGTACTGGCGAATTAATTACTCGTATGGATAGTGACGACATTATGCGCCCTAACAAAATTGAAGTTTTAGCGCATCAATTATTAACTTTCGGAAAAAAACATGTCGCTCTGGGGCAGGTTCATTATTTTGCTGAAGACGGCATTAAAGCAGGCTATAAAAGTTATGAAACATGGCTAAACGCCTTAACTGAAAAAGGCACCAATTATTCTGAAATCTATAAAGAATGTGTGATCCCCTCCCCTTGTTGGATGATTCACCGTGAAGACTTAATAGCTTGTGATGCTTTTAATCCGAATCGCTACCCTGAAGATTACGACCTGGCTTTTCGGTTTTACAAGCACGATTTTAAATGTATTCCTTGCGATGTCGTATTGCATGAGTGGCGCGATTACAGCTATCGGACTTCCCGAACTCATGTGCATTATGCCGAAAACCATTTTATAGATCTTAAGCTAAATTATTTTTTAGAACTTGATTATAACCACAATAAAACTTTAGTGGTTTGGGGCGCTGGCAAAAAAGGAAAAACCATTGCCAAAGCCTTAACAACCTTAAATATCCCTTTTGAATGGATTTGCGATAATCCTAAAAAAATTGGTAAAGATATTTACGGGACGCTTTTAAAACCTTTTAAGGCTTTAGAAAGTATAACATCACCGCAAAGCATTATAACGGTTGCCAATAAAACGGAGCAAAAAGTCATTTTAGAATACATGAATTCTTTAAAACTAAAAGCTATTGAAGACTATGTTTTCTTTTGTTAATGACAAAAAATTATGTAGGTTTGACTAATCCAAATGAGATATGCAGTTTAAACACCCCGAACTTCTTTACGCCTTATTTTTACTGCTTATTCCTATTATTGTTCACCTGTTTCAACTTCGAAAATTTCAGCGTGAAGATTTCACCAATGTCGCTTTTTTAAAAGAAGCCACTTTACAAACAAGAAAGAGTGCGATTATAAAAAAATGGCTCGTTCTTATAACCCGTTTAATGCTTTTAGCGGCTCTGGTTTTTGCTTTTGCACAACCCTATACCTCCAAAAAAAATGTTTTTAATAAGGAAAAAGAAACGGTCATTTATTTAGACAACTCCTTTAGTATGCAAGCCAAAGGCCAACAAGGGAGCCTTTTAAAACGTGCCGTACAAGATATTATCGCCAACGTAGATAACAATCAAAATATTAGTGTTTTTACCAACGATCAGGTTTTTAAAAATACCACCATAACTGGGATTAAAAACGATTTATTAAAGCTCGATTATACTGCAACCCCATTAACTGCGCATGCCGCGATATTAAAGGGTAAAACACTTTTTAGCAACCGAACAGACCACTTAAAAAACTTGGTGTTTATTTCTGATTTTCAACAGGACAACTCCAGTTTTCAGATTGAATCGGACACGCTAATGCCAATAAACCTTGTAAAACTTAGCCCGATAAATGGCAATAATGTTTCTATCGATTCGGCTTACATTTCTAAAACAAACGCCACTCAAATAGAGCTTACTGTAAAACTAAAAAACAGTGGTACGACTATAGAAAACTTACCCATTTCACTCTTTAATAATCAAAAGTTAATTGCAAAAACATCAATAGCACTCCATAAAACAGGAGAAACCACCTTTTCCTTACCTGTCAATCAACCTATTAATGGAAAAATTTCTATTGAAGACTCTGGGCTACAGTTTGATAATCATTTGTATTTCAATATCAACAAAGCCACAAAAATTAATGTTTTAGCCATTAATCAGGCTGATGATGATTTCCTAAAGCGCATATACACCAAAGATGTTTTCAATTACACGGCGACGGAAGAAAAGCAATTAAGTTTTAACATCATTGACCAACAACATCTTATTATTCTCAACGAATTAAAATCGCTATCAACAGCTTTAACAACAGCTTTAAAGGAGTTTTCAAATCAAGGCGGCTCTATAATAATTATCCCTTCAAAAGACATTCAGATAAATAGCTACAACCAGTTTTTAAATACGTTTGGAGCACAATTCTCAAAGGAAATCCCCATAGAAAAGAGCATTACCAACATAAATTATAGTCACCCGCTATTTAACAACGGGGTTTTTGAAAAGCAAGTAAAGAACTTTCGGTATCCAAAAGTTTCAAGTTTTTACGAACTAACATCGAATCGTGGTGCTTCAGCGTTACAATTTGAAGACGGTAAATCTTTTTTATCACAATCCGGTCAAGTTTATGTATTTGCTTCAGCATTAAATCAAGAAAATTCAAGTTTTAAAAATTCACCACTTATTGTTCCCACACTGTTCAATATTGGTAAACAAAGTTTTAAAATCCCAAGCTTGTACTATACTATTGGTCGTGATCATACCTTTGATGTAGACACGCAAATACAACAAGATGCCGTGTTATCGTTGGTAAAGAATGACATCCATTTGATTCCGAGACAACAATATTTCAACAATAAAGTGGTTATTAAAACCTCTGAAGCTCCAACAAAAGATGGTATTTATGCCATTATGCATACCAATGACACCATAAAACATGTGAGTTTTAATTACGATAAAAAAGAAAGCGATTTAAGTTACCGCAATTTATCTGATTTAAAACAGCTAACCATAGGCGACTCGGTGACTAAAATTTTTGACAGCATAAAAAGTGACACAAAAATTAATGCCCTATGGAAATGGTTTGTTATTTTTGCACTAGCGTTATTGATTATTGAAATGCTCATCTTAAAATTCTTTAAATGAACATACTTATAAAATCGGCCACGATAATAGATTCGAAAAGCGAATTTCACAATGCTTCTCATGATTTATTAATCGAAAATGGTGTGATTACTAAGATTGCCACAAGCATAAAAAACCCTAATAATTATCAAGAAATTCAACTTGACAACCTTCATATTTCACAAGGGTGGTTTGATAGTGGTGTTAGTTTTGGCGAACCTGGATGGGAAGAGCGCGAAACGATTGCTAACGGATTAAAAACTGCGGCACTTTCTGGATTTACAGCGGTGGCATTAAATGCTAATAGCAATCCAGTTATCGACTCGAATGCCGACATCACCTTTATAAAAGCAAAATCTCAAAATAACGCGGTGAACCTTTTGCCTATTGGTGCTTTAACCGTAGCAAGTAAAGGAGAAGATTTGGCCGAACTTTACGATATGAGTTCTGCGGGAGCTGCGGCTTTTTACGATTATAAAAGACCGATTTCTAATCCGAATTTAATGAAAATAGCTTTGCAGTATGCTGCTAATTTCGACGGACTAGTTTGTTCGTTTCCACAAGAAAATAAAATTGCTGGTAAAGGTGTGGTTCATGAGCATATTGCAAGCACGCGATTAGGCTTAAAAGGCATACCAGCTTTAGCTGAAGAAATGCAAGTTTCAAGAGATTTATTTTTGTTAGAATACACGGGCGGAAAGCTTCATATTCCAACCATTTCTGCAGCCCGTTCGGTAGCTTTAATTCGTGAAGCCAAAAAGAAAAAACTGGATGTTACCTGTAGTGTTGCCATTCATAATTTAATATTTACAGATGAAGCCCTAAGCGATTTTAACACCCACTTTAAAGTGCTGCCGCCTCTTCGTACCCAAGAGGATGCCGATGCCCTTATTGAAGGTATTAAGGACGGTACCATCGATATGGTAACTACCGACCATAACCCTTTAAATATCGAATTGAAAAAAATTGAATTCGACTATGCCGATTACGGAACCATAGGTTTAGAAAGTGCGTTTGGCGCCTTACAAAAACTATTTACAACTAAGAAAACCATCGATATTTTAACCCGCGGAAAAGACCGTTTCGGACTGGAACAAACACCTATAAAAGAAGGTACTGTTGCTAACCTCACGCTTTTTAATCCGAATACCAAATCGACATTCACTAAAGCTGATATACTTTCAAAATCAAAGAATGCCATTTTTGAAAATGAAAGTTTAAACGGATACGTTTACGGCATAATCGCTAATCAACAAGCGGTTTTAAAATCATAATTAAATGACAGAACAGGATATAGAAAATGGGCGTAAAAATGCCATAATTAGTTATATAACTATTTTTGGTGTGATTATCGCCTTCTATTTAAATAATGAAAAGCCTAGTGTTTTTGCAAGTTTCCACATCCGACAATCGCTAGGACTTTGGTTAACATTTTTTGCCCTTGGTTATATTGTTGGTGCTTTTGATAGCTGGCTTATCACCTCTGCTTTTTATTTGTTTTTTGCCGTGCTTTTTATTTTTGGTTTTTCAAATGCTTTAACCAGAAAAACACAGCCAGCGCCTTTAGTTGGCGCTTTTTATCAAAAAATATTTGCAAATATTGGAATATAACATGGAAAACACATCACTTTCTTTACAACACCTTATTAGAAAATCTAGTTTAACCGAAAATGCACCATTATTAATCATGATGCATGGTTATGGTAGTGATGAAAATGATTTGTTTTCGTTTGCTAGCGAACTACCTAAAGAACTATTTATCATTTCCGTAAAGGCTCCTTACCCTTTGGCTCCTTACGGAAACGCTTGGTATGCCATTAACTTTGATGCCGAAAAAGGCAAGTGGAATGATATCGAACAAGCCCAACAATCCCGCGATTTAATTGCTAATTTTATTGATGAAGCTGTTGAAGCTTATCCTGTAAATAAAAATAATGTGTCACTTTTAGGCTTTAGCCAAGGTAGCATTTTAAGCTATGGGGTGGCTCTTAATTATCCTGAAAAGGTTAAAAACATTGTGGCTTTAAGTGGCTATTTAGTTCAAGATATTTTCCCTGATGATATCGCCGCGAAAGATTACTCAAACTTAGATTTTTATTGTTCACACGGTAGCGTAGATCAAGTAATTCCTGTGGAATGGGCCAGACAAACAGCACCTTTTTTAAATAATTTAAATATTAAAAATCAATATTCTGAATTTCCTGTTGGTCATGGTGTAGCACCTCAAAATTTTCATGAGTTCAAAGCTTGGCTTACAGCACGCATTGGGTAGTTAGCTGATTGATGCGCCTAGAAAAGGCATAAGTTCAATCAAATTTTAAAGTGAAACTACACGCAAATTATTTATCTTTCTGAATAAATTTCGTGTCCTATAATATCCTTCAGAAATGATAAAAACACCATTTACGCTACTTATTATATTAAGTTTTGTGTGTAACAGTTTTAGCCAGTCGGTTAAATTCAAACCTGTTAAATACCCCTCAAATTACACCGCTACTATCGATCAGGTTTACACCGAAATAAACGGTTGGAAAGGTCGCATGGATTTATACACCAATTCGACTTCTGAAACGCCGACACCTATAGTTATTAATATACATGGCGGCGGATGGGAATCTGGGCAAAAAGAATCGCAAACCGGTTTTGGTACATTCTTTAAAAAAGGCTATGCTGTGGCTAATGTGGAATATCGTTTAACAGATGTTGCTCCTGCTCCTGCGGCTATCCAGGATGTGAGATGTGCATTAATTTACATTTACGAACACGCCAAGTCACTCAATGTTGACACCGATAAAATTGTGATCATGGGAGGTTCTGCAGGAGGTCATCTTGCTCTTATGGCAGGTTTGTTAGGAAACAACAAAAAGTTTGATACTAACTGTCATTACAAAGGCACTATAAAAGTTGCCGCCATTATCGATGAATATGGACCTGCAGATTTAACCGTTTTACATCACGATGGTTCGGCTAAAAGATGGTTAAACAACCACCACCTCAACACAGAATTCGTGAAATCGGTTTCACCCATGTACTACGTTTCTAAAGATAGTCCGCCTACCTTCATTATTCATGGCGACAAAGACCCTACGGTGCCCTATTCTCAATCGGTTAAGCTTTACAAAAAATTAAAAGCACAAGGTGTTAAAACAGAGTTTATGACGGTTAAAGGCGGGAAACACGGTAATTTTTCAAGATCACAAAAATCGGATTTTGGTAAATTTGTCTGGCCGTTTTTGGAGTCGTTGGGTTTATAATGCTATTTGCTTTAGGCTTTAGGCTTTAGGCTTTAGGCTAAATGCATCGCACTAAAAAAA
This genomic interval from Tamlana carrageenivorans contains the following:
- a CDS encoding glycosyltransferase family 2 protein, with product MQTPLVSILIPFKNTKNFITNCLTSIIQQSYTHWELLIVDDHSTDGSFDIVEHFASKDPRFKLFKNDGQGIIDALRLAFQHSTGELITRMDSDDIMRPNKIEVLAHQLLTFGKKHVALGQVHYFAEDGIKAGYKSYETWLNALTEKGTNYSEIYKECVIPSPCWMIHREDLIACDAFNPNRYPEDYDLAFRFYKHDFKCIPCDVVLHEWRDYSYRTSRTHVHYAENHFIDLKLNYFLELDYNHNKTLVVWGAGKKGKTIAKALTTLNIPFEWICDNPKKIGKDIYGTLLKPFKALESITSPQSIITVANKTEQKVILEYMNSLKLKAIEDYVFFC
- a CDS encoding BatA domain-containing protein translates to MQFKHPELLYALFLLLIPIIVHLFQLRKFQREDFTNVAFLKEATLQTRKSAIIKKWLVLITRLMLLAALVFAFAQPYTSKKNVFNKEKETVIYLDNSFSMQAKGQQGSLLKRAVQDIIANVDNNQNISVFTNDQVFKNTTITGIKNDLLKLDYTATPLTAHAAILKGKTLFSNRTDHLKNLVFISDFQQDNSSFQIESDTLMPINLVKLSPINGNNVSIDSAYISKTNATQIELTVKLKNSGTTIENLPISLFNNQKLIAKTSIALHKTGETTFSLPVNQPINGKISIEDSGLQFDNHLYFNINKATKINVLAINQADDDFLKRIYTKDVFNYTATEEKQLSFNIIDQQHLIILNELKSLSTALTTALKEFSNQGGSIIIIPSKDIQINSYNQFLNTFGAQFSKEIPIEKSITNINYSHPLFNNGVFEKQVKNFRYPKVSSFYELTSNRGASALQFEDGKSFLSQSGQVYVFASALNQENSSFKNSPLIVPTLFNIGKQSFKIPSLYYTIGRDHTFDVDTQIQQDAVLSLVKNDIHLIPRQQYFNNKVVIKTSEAPTKDGIYAIMHTNDTIKHVSFNYDKKESDLSYRNLSDLKQLTIGDSVTKIFDSIKSDTKINALWKWFVIFALALLIIEMLILKFFK
- a CDS encoding dihydroorotase, which produces MNILIKSATIIDSKSEFHNASHDLLIENGVITKIATSIKNPNNYQEIQLDNLHISQGWFDSGVSFGEPGWEERETIANGLKTAALSGFTAVALNANSNPVIDSNADITFIKAKSQNNAVNLLPIGALTVASKGEDLAELYDMSSAGAAAFYDYKRPISNPNLMKIALQYAANFDGLVCSFPQENKIAGKGVVHEHIASTRLGLKGIPALAEEMQVSRDLFLLEYTGGKLHIPTISAARSVALIREAKKKKLDVTCSVAIHNLIFTDEALSDFNTHFKVLPPLRTQEDADALIEGIKDGTIDMVTTDHNPLNIELKKIEFDYADYGTIGLESAFGALQKLFTTKKTIDILTRGKDRFGLEQTPIKEGTVANLTLFNPNTKSTFTKADILSKSKNAIFENESLNGYVYGIIANQQAVLKS
- a CDS encoding alpha/beta hydrolase, with the translated sequence MENTSLSLQHLIRKSSLTENAPLLIMMHGYGSDENDLFSFASELPKELFIISVKAPYPLAPYGNAWYAINFDAEKGKWNDIEQAQQSRDLIANFIDEAVEAYPVNKNNVSLLGFSQGSILSYGVALNYPEKVKNIVALSGYLVQDIFPDDIAAKDYSNLDFYCSHGSVDQVIPVEWARQTAPFLNNLNIKNQYSEFPVGHGVAPQNFHEFKAWLTARIG
- a CDS encoding alpha/beta hydrolase; translated protein: MIKTPFTLLIILSFVCNSFSQSVKFKPVKYPSNYTATIDQVYTEINGWKGRMDLYTNSTSETPTPIVINIHGGGWESGQKESQTGFGTFFKKGYAVANVEYRLTDVAPAPAAIQDVRCALIYIYEHAKSLNVDTDKIVIMGGSAGGHLALMAGLLGNNKKFDTNCHYKGTIKVAAIIDEYGPADLTVLHHDGSAKRWLNNHHLNTEFVKSVSPMYYVSKDSPPTFIIHGDKDPTVPYSQSVKLYKKLKAQGVKTEFMTVKGGKHGNFSRSQKSDFGKFVWPFLESLGL